CTGCATCAGTAGAACGGACTGATGATGATGGCCATGAAGATCTGGATGCATATTTAACACCTTTACAGCCTCAAACTATTCTACTAAAAGATGGTGAGACCACCGCAACGATGTATCCAATACGTGCAAACCCTGATATACTTCCTTTGGGGCTTCTTGCTTTCTTATTAGATGAGATCAATATGGAAATCGAGAAGGGTGATAGCTTTCCATATTATGAGCCTTTGGATTTGGACGAGTTTAGGAAAATATGGTTTAATTCGCATGGAATCGTTTGCATAATGGTCTTGGGAGAAATCCCTGAGCTTGATTATTCTATGGAATTGGGGGAGGAGTATAATCGTCAGCATATTGAACAGCTCCAAAAGCAAGGTATTACAACGATGCGTAGCACAGCGCAATATATGAAGAGAAAATTACGTAGGAACTTAAATTTGAATATACAGTGGGAAAAGCAGTGCTTGGGCACATTTAACCTAATACCTGCTTATCCGGGGAGATCTTCCCATGTCGTGACAGGGACATTTCTGGTAAATGCGGGTATCCGAGGCAAAGGAATAGGAAGAACTCTTGTCGAAAGTTTTCTAGGATGGGCACCACAGTTGGGGTTCACGTCTTGTTGCTTCTCACTTGTATATGGAACAAATGTGGGGATTCGAAGGATTTTGGAGTCATCAAATTTTAAGAGGATTGGTAAACTACCTGAGTCAGGTATTTTGAAAGGTTATGATTCGCCAATAGATTCCTTTATTTATGGCAAAGAATTTACTCATGTTTCAAAGCAGATTGATGCAGTTAATTTGGCAAGAAAGGATTCTACAAGAGCGAAGTATGAGCGGCTAAAGTTTTACCTAGAGACAGGAGAGTATCCTGCATCCTGTAGTAGAAATGAAAAGGCCAGACTGCGGGTTATGTCGAAAACTCATTCAATTTTAAATGGAAAACTAATGTTCAAGGGCCGCGAGGTTGTGTACGACCAGCAGCGGCAGTCAGAAATCGCTTTCGAGACTCACTCGGTTGACCATCAAGGTATTAATCGAGTCACTTCAAAAGTGGCAGAGCGATACCACTGGAAGGGTATCAAACAGTCTGTTGCTCAAGTAATTAGCA
The Eremothecium sinecaudum strain ATCC 58844 chromosome II, complete sequence DNA segment above includes these coding regions:
- the SPT10 gene encoding Spt10p (Syntenic homolog of Ashbya gossypii AFL215C; Syntenic homolog of Saccharomyces cerevisiae YJL127C (SPT10)), with product MIFQNSADTPASVERTDDDGHEDLDAYLTPLQPQTILLKDGETTATMYPIRANPDILPLGLLAFLLDEINMEIEKGDSFPYYEPLDLDEFRKIWFNSHGIVCIMVLGEIPELDYSMELGEEYNRQHIEQLQKQGITTMRSTAQYMKRKLRRNLNLNIQWEKQCLGTFNLIPAYPGRSSHVVTGTFLVNAGIRGKGIGRTLVESFLGWAPQLGFTSCCFSLVYGTNVGIRRILESSNFKRIGKLPESGILKGYDSPIDSFIYGKEFTHVSKQIDAVNLARKDSTRAKYERLKFYLETGEYPASCSRNEKARLRVMSKTHSILNGKLMFKGREVVYDQQRQSEIAFETHSVDHQGINRVTSKVAERYHWKGIKQSVAQVISTCSTCQNNTGGAGNGMARAGIVVDATDPENQMHILVSNPNDEQVSSVAKHMANALQKDQQDNYREDRYRIQTPTRENEPRVKLYKAAAHIKRIRFGVEPGQERVAEKRVVSNEESMNSFKKYVEEQNQRSGKKRSLYSEISPELLHSDAPRPESEPGTVLVEGSTTDMVDDALLHLEDNVMAAVEAVHKEQEQRQLSQRTPAEEAKIPVRSDDDIENNPSFRSDDSQYY